Proteins from one Impatiens glandulifera chromosome 2, dImpGla2.1, whole genome shotgun sequence genomic window:
- the LOC124925095 gene encoding homeobox-leucine zipper protein ATHB-21-like gives MSPHVSEISTILSIAGSVLGESKPRRRRKKNREDDNESGSGIMMMMRKRKLSEEQVNLLELSFDHEHMLESDRKDRLASELGLDPRQVAVWFQNRRARWKSKKLEEEYCRLKSVHETTVLEKCRLEIEVLKLKQQLSESEKEIQILMESNSSSTTTVTTDQGSSYNFSMAQPFLGLQGMEDDFDWSNSFSFYQS, from the exons ATGTCGCCACATGTCTCGGAAATCTCAACTATCTTATCTATAGCTGGTTCggttttgg GGGAATCAAAGCCACGAAGGAGGAGAAAGAAGAACAGGGAAGATGATAATGAGTCGGGTAGTGgcataatgatgatgatgagaaagAGAAAGCTCAGTGAAGAACAAGTAAACCTTCTTGAGCTAAGCTTCGATCACGAACATATGTTGGAATCCGACAGAAAAGACAGACTTGCATCTGAACTTGGGCTCGACCCACGTCAGGTGGCTGTTTGGTTTCAAAACAGAAGAGCTCGATGGAAAAGCAAGAAGCTTGAAGAAGAGTACTGTAGGTTGAAATCTGTACACGAAACCACAGTCTTGGAGAAGTGCAGACTCGAAATTGAG GTATTAAAGCTGAAACAACAGCTATCAGAATCAGAAAAAGAGATCCAGATATTAATGGAAAGCAATAGTAGCAGTACTACTACTGTTACTACTGATCAAGGAAGTTCATATAATTTCTCAATGGCTCAACCATTTCTTGGGTTACAAGGGATGGAAGATGATTTCGATTGGTccaattcattttcattttaccaatcttaa